The following nucleotide sequence is from Paenibacillus andongensis.
ATGGCATCGACGATGTCACGATGCTCCTGAAGGAGCTTCTCAGCGGAAGCACGTTCAGCAAAAAACCATAGACGGCGAGAAGCCTTCATACTTAGCTGCAATCGCTCCGTTAATGACTCCATCATCCCGATCATAAGGGTATTGTGGGAGGCTTTGGCGATTTCTAGGTGAAAGCGAATGTCGGCTTGCTCGCTTTCTTCTTCGTTTTCAAGTGTTGCTTCCATCGTGCCAAGGATCTGCCTGAGTGCTGTCAAATTTTCTTCCGTACGGCGACTAGCGGCTAACGAAGCACAACCCGCCTCTATGAATCTTCGCACCTCCTGCACTTCTTGCAGCGTTTGGCCTTGGTCAAAGAGGCTGCTGCTCTCTATAGGCAAAGGGTTCGTAACGAAGGTGCCTCCGCCATGTCGAATATCTACCCAGCCCATTGCCTTTAATCCGCTAAGCGCTTCTCTAACCGTAGAACGGCCAACCTGAAAACTAGCTGCAAGTTCCACGACGGTTGGAAGTTTCGAACCTGGCGCATAAGTCCCCGTCTCGATTTGCATTTTAATTTGCTGAAGCACGATTTCGGAGCCCTTTTGCGGTCGAATCTGCTGAAATGTCATATAATTCCCCCATGAAGTATCTATACATCTATTCAATCATAAGATAAAATAGAAAAAAAGTCATCTGATCACATGATCAATTGTGTTGAAATAGATGAGTTGTCCCATGGGAGGTATTTTATGCTTGAAAGTCGAGTAAGACAAAAACTGCAGGATATTGTAGGCGAAGCATTTTTCAAAGATGATATGGAAACTCTTGTTACGCATTCTTATGATGGAACACCCATGCTCCAAGCGCTGCCTGAAGGTGTGATCTATCCCAAAGATACGGCGCAGGTATCTGCGATTATGAAAGTGTTAAATGAGCATCGCATTCCGCTGGTCAGCCGAGGTTCAGGCACGAATCTTTGCGGCGGAACAGTCCCCGTTCAAGGGGGCATCGTGATGGTCATGCATCGGATGAATGCGATACTCGATATTGATATGCAAAATTTAACGGCAACCGTCCAGCCGGGTATCATTACGAAGCAATTCATAGAGCATATTGAAAATCTTGGCTTATTTTATCCACCAGATCCAAGCAGTATGGCGATCTCGACAATAGGCGGAAATATAGCGGAATGCTCCGGAGGTCTTCGCGGCTTAAAATACGGTACCACCAAAGATTATGTGATCGGATTAGAATGTGTCCTAGCTTCAGGCGAAATTATGCGTACAGGCGGGAAGTTGATGAAGGACGTGGCCGGTTATGATT
It contains:
- a CDS encoding FadR/GntR family transcriptional regulator, which codes for MTFQQIRPQKGSEIVLQQIKMQIETGTYAPGSKLPTVVELAASFQVGRSTVREALSGLKAMGWVDIRHGGGTFVTNPLPIESSSLFDQGQTLQEVQEVRRFIEAGCASLAASRRTEENLTALRQILGTMEATLENEEESEQADIRFHLEIAKASHNTLMIGMMESLTERLQLSMKASRRLWFFAERASAEKLLQEHRDIVDAIETKDEQLAAEKMSQHIHKVDQVIQKLAKKSTDTY